In Exiguobacterium sibiricum 7-3, a genomic segment contains:
- a CDS encoding metal-dependent hydrolase, translating into MKLTYHGQSTVTIETNGHHIVIDPFFSGNDHAMTKPEDVKADFILLTHAHADHMLDAEAIAKATGATIVATHELATYLSFKGLNVHPMNLGGQFEFPFGKVKMTQAFHSSSIIDEEKQTITYMGMPAGFLLTIEDKVIYHAGDTALFGDMALYGAHYDIDLAFLPIGDNYTMGPDDALVAADMLQAKTIVPVHYDTFDLIKQDATAFCANLEAQGQTGQALKIDESIEL; encoded by the coding sequence ATGAAATTGACTTATCATGGACAGTCTACTGTCACAATCGAAACGAACGGGCATCACATCGTGATTGATCCGTTTTTCAGCGGTAACGATCACGCGATGACAAAACCGGAAGACGTCAAAGCAGATTTTATCTTGTTAACGCATGCACATGCCGATCATATGCTGGATGCGGAAGCCATCGCGAAAGCCACAGGTGCCACGATTGTCGCAACACATGAACTGGCGACTTATCTCAGTTTTAAAGGACTGAACGTGCATCCGATGAACCTTGGCGGGCAGTTTGAGTTTCCGTTTGGGAAAGTCAAAATGACGCAGGCATTTCATTCTTCAAGCATCATTGATGAAGAAAAGCAGACGATTACGTATATGGGAATGCCGGCCGGCTTCTTATTGACGATTGAAGACAAAGTCATTTACCATGCGGGAGATACGGCACTGTTTGGTGATATGGCGCTTTATGGTGCACATTATGATATTGATCTTGCATTCTTACCGATCGGGGATAACTATACGATGGGTCCGGATGATGCGTTGGTAGCAGCAGATATGTTGCAGGCAAAAACGATTGTTCCGGTCCATTACGATACGTTTGATCTCATCAAGCAGGATGCAACTGCTTTTTGCGCAAACCTGGAAGCGCAGGGACAAACGGGTCAAGCATTGAAAATCGACGAGTCGATTGAACTATAA